CTGATCCGCCACGGCCACCGCCACGCCCGCGCGATCCTCTCCGAGGACGATCTCGAGCGGCTGGTGCGCGAGCAGGCGCGTCCGGGCGACATGGTGGTCTGCCTCGGCGCGGGCACGATCTCGGCCTGGGCCAACAACCTGCCCGCGCGGCTGGAAACGTGAGAAGGAGACGCCCGTGACCATGCTCTGGGCCATCGCGGGCGTCATCGTCCTTCTGTCGGCGGTGGCGGTGCTGGGGATCCTGCGCCGCCTCGTCTTCTTCTTCGTGCTGGCCTTCGGTGCGCTGCTGGCGCTGCAGATCCACCACGACCCGACCGGCAGCGCCGCGCTGCTGGCGAGCACCGGGGGCGGCCTGCTGGTGGCCTGGCCGGTGCGGCGCTTCCTGACCGGCCTGCTGATCTGAGCCCGGGCGGGCGCGGCGTCACCGCGCCGCTTGCAGCCTTGCCGCCCCTGCGTCACTCTGGCCCCGGTTGCCGGAGATGCCGCATGACCCTTTCGCTCTTTCTCGTCTGCGCCTGGCTGGTGATCGCCAACGTGCTCGGCATGCTGCCGTCGCGCGACGATCACTGGACGCGGGCCTACGTGCTGATCGCGTTCGGCCTGCCGCTGCTCGGCTGGGTCTGGTGGCAGAACGGCCCCTGGCTGGCGCTGCTGGTGCTGGCGGCCGGGGCGAGCGTGCTGCGCTGGCCGGTGATCCACCTCTTCCGCTGGCTGCGCGCCCGCGCGGGATGAGCCGCGCGCAGGGCCTTTACCCGCGTCGCGGAACGCGGCAGAACGCTGCGCATGACTGATCCGCTTCCCCCCGTCCTTCCGCCCGTGCGGGGCCGCCTGACCGAAGGCCGCCCGCTGTCCGAACTCACCTGGCTGCGCGTCGGCGGCCCGGCCGAACTGCTGTTCCAGCCGGCCGACCTGCAGGACCTGCAGGACTTCCTCGCGGCGCTGCCCGCCGGGGTGCCGGTCTTCCCGATGGGGGTCGGCTCGAACCTCATCGTGCGCGATGGCGGGATGCGCGGCGTGGTGATCCGGCTCGGGCGCGGCTTCAACGGCATCGAGGTCGAAGGAACGCGCGTCACGGCGGGGGCGGCGGCGCTCGATGCGCATGTGGCGAAGCGCGCGGCGCAGGCCGGGGTGGATCTGACCTTCCTGCGCACCATCCCGGGCTCGATCGGCGGGGCGGTGCGGATGAACGCGGGCTGCTACGGCACCTATGTCGCCGACCACCTCGTCGAGATTCGCGCGGTCACCCGCGACGGCGCGCTGGTGACGCTGCCCGCCGCGGCGCTGAACCTGCAATACCGCCAGTCCGAGCTTCCCGAGGGCGCGGTGGTGATCGAGGCGGTGTTCGAGGGACCGCAAGGCGAGCCGGAGGCGCTCGAGGCGCGGATGGAGGCGCAGCTGAAGAAGCGCGACGAGACCCAGCCCACCAAGGACCGCACCGCGGGCTCGACTTTCCGCAACCCGGCGGGGTTCAGCTCGACCGGGCGCGAGGACGACACGCATGAGCTGAAGGCTTGGAAGGTGATCGACGAGGCCGGGATGCGCGGCGCGACGCGGGGCGGGGCGCAGATGAGCCCCATGCATTCCAACTTCCTTGTGAACACCGGCGAGGCAACCGCGGCGGATCTCGAGGGTCTCGGCGAGGAAGTTCGAAAAAGGGTTTTCCAACACAGTGGTTTGCAGCTACAGTGGGAAATCATGCGGGTCGGCGATCCGCTTGAAAACTGAGGACGTTACGCGTCCCAATCATAAAAACGTACCCAAGGGCAGGGTACGGTGAACGAGGCGGCAGTTTTCCCCGAAGCGACTCAGGGTCTCATGCCGTGTGAATTGTTCCGCGCGCCGAATTGAGCGGCCCGCGGAAGGCTGACCGGGGTCAACCCCGGCGGCGGACATGACGGGGCAAAGCCCCGCACAACGAGGCGGTTTTGGGGATGTCGAGCAGGGCAGCTCCCAAAGTGGCGGTATTGATGGGCGGACCCTCGGCAGAGCGCGAGGTGTCGCTGAGTTCCGGTCGGGAATGTGCCGCCGCTTTGCGGAATGAGGGATTTGAGGTGATCGAACTGGACGCGGGGCCCGATCTGGCCGCGCGGCTTGCGGACCTGTCTCCCGACGTCGTTTTCAACGCACTTCACGGCCGCTGGGGCGAGGATGGCTGCGTGCAGGGCCTGCTCGAGTGGTCGCGCATTCCCTACACCCATTCCGGCGTGCTGGCCTCGGCGCTGGCCATGGACAAGGAACGCTCCAAGCAGGTCTACCGCGACGCGGGCCTGCCGGTGGTGGACAGCGTGCTCGCCTCCAAGGCCGAGGTTTCCTCGCGCCACGTGCTGCCGCCGCCCTACGTGGTGAAGCCCTACAACGAGGGCAGCTCGGTCGGCGTCTATCTCGTGATGGACGGGGCCAACACGCCGCCGCAGCTCTCCGAGGCGATGCCCGAGACGGTGATGGTCGAGACCTACGCCCCGGGCCGCGAGATGACCACGACGGTGCTCGGCGACCGCGCGCTGACGGTGACCGACATCCTCACCGACGGCTGGTACGACTACGACGCCAAGTACAAGGCCGGCGGCTCGCGCCACGTGGTGCCTGCCGAGATCCCGCAGGAGATCTTCGACGCCTGCCTCGACTACGCGCTGCGCGCCCACAAGGCGCTCGGCTGCCGCGGGCTCAGCCGCACCGATTTCCGCTGGGACGAGAGCCGCGGCCTCGAGGGGCTGGTGCTGCTCGAGACCAACACCCAGCCGGGCATGACGCCCACCTCGCTTGCCCCCGAGCAGGCGCAGGCCTGCGGCATGTCCTTCGGCGCGCTCTGCCGCTGGATGGTGGAGGATGCCTCATGCGACAGGTAGGAGCCGCGCCCGCCCGCGTGCAGCAGCGTCCGGCAGGCCGCGCGCAGGCCTATCGCTCCGACCCCGCGCCGTCGCGGCTGAAATACCGGCTCGAGCGGCTCATGCTGACGCCGCTCTTCCGCTTCTCGCTGCGCTTCGGCCTGCCGTTCCTCGTCGGGATCGGCGGCGCCTCCTGGTACTTCTCCTACGACAGCAACCGCGAGTCCTTCCTCGGCGCGATCCAGTCGGTGCGCGACCAGATCGAGAGCCGGCCGGAATTCCGCGTCGATCTCATGGCGATCGACGGTGCCAGCGACGGCGTCGCGGCGGACGTGCGCGAGATCCTCTCGCTCGATTTCCCGCTCAGCTCCTTCGACCTCGATCTCGACGAGATGCGCGGCATCGTCACCGGGCTCGACGCGGTGAAATCCGCGACGCTCCGGATCAAGCAGGGCGGGGTGCTCGAGGTCTCGATCGTCGAGCGGGTGCCGGTGGTGCTCTGGCGCGGCGTGCGCGGGCTCGAGCTGCTGGACGAGGAAGGCGTGCTCGTCGGTCCGGCGGGCCGGCGCGCCTCGCATGCGGACCTGCCGGTGATCGCCGGGGCCGGGGCCGAGGCCCGGGTGCCCGAGGCGCTGGAACTCTTCACCGCCGCCACGCCGCTGGCCGGAAGGCTGCGCGGGCTCGAGCGGATCGGCAATCGCCGCTGGGATCTCGTCCTCGACGAGGGGCAGCGCATCCTGCTGCCCGAGGAGGACGCCGTCCAGGCGCTCGAACGGGCCATGGCGATGGATGGCGCCGTGGACATGCTTTCGCGTGACATCGCGGCGGTGGACCTGCGGCTGGCACAGCGCCCGACGCTGCGGCTGAACCACGACGCGGCACAGGAATACTGGCGGATCAAGGCCATCGAGACCGGGGAAAAACGATAATGTTCGAGCTATACGAGTCCCAGCGTGCGATGCGCAACATGCGCAAGGCGGCGATGCAGCGCGGTGTCGTGGCCGTGCTGGATGTCGGCAGCTCGAAGATCGCCTGCCTCGTGCTGCGCTTCGACGGCACCGAGCGCGGCGCCGACAGCGGCGTCGGCTCGCTGGCAGGGCAGGCAGGCTTCCGGGTGATCGGCGCGGCCACCACCCGCTCGCGCGGGGTGCGCTTCGGCGAGATCGCCGCGATGAGCGAGACCGAGCGCGCGATCCGCACCGCGGTGCAGGCGGCGCAGAAGATGGCCGGCATCCGGGTCGACCACGTGATCGCCTGCTTCTCGGGCGCCGAGCCGCGCAGCTACGGTCTCGACGGCAAGGTCGGCATCGAGGGCAGCACGGTCACCGAGCAGGACGTGGCGCGGGTGCTCTCGGCCTGCGACGTGCCCGAGGTGGGCCATGGCCGCGAGGTGCTGCACGCGCAGCCGGTGAACTTCGCGCTCGACCACCGCTCGGGCCTCAGCGATCCGCGCGGCCAGATCGGCCGCGAGCTGACTTGCGACATGCACATGCTGACGGTGAACGCGCAGGCGATCCAGAACCTCGCCCATTGCGTCAAGCGCTGCGACCTCGAGCTCGCGGGCATCGCAAGCTCGGCCTACGTGTCGGGCGTGGCGGCGCTGGTCGAGGACGAGCAGGAGCTGGGCGCGGCCTGCATCGACATGGGTGGCGGCGCGACGGGCGTGTCGATCTTCATGAAGAAGCACATGATCTACGGCGACGCGGTGCCGATGGGCGGTGACCACGTCACCGGCGACATCTCGATGGGGCTGCAGATCCCCATGGCCATGGCCGAGCGGATCAAGACCTTCTACGGCGGCGTACACGCCACCGGCATGGACGACCGCGAGATGATCGAGATCTCGGGCGACACCGGCGACTGGCACCACGACCGGCGGCAGGTGAGCCGTGCCGAGCTGATCGGCATCATGCGCCCGAGGGTCGAGGAGATCCTCGAGGAGGTGCGCGCCTGCCTCGACGCGGCGGGCTTCGAGCACCTGCCGAGCCAGCAGATCGTGCTGACCGGCGCCGCGAGCCAGATCCCCGGCCTCGACGGGCTGGCGAGCCGCATCCTCGGCAGCCAGGTGCGCCTGGGCCGCCCGATGCGCGTGCACGGGCTGCCGCAGGCGGCGACGGGCCCGGGCTTTGCCTCGGCGGTCGGCATGTGCCTCTTCGCGGCGCATCCGCAGGACGAATGGTGGGACTTCGAGATCCCGATCGAGCGCTATTCCTCGCGGTCGATCATGAAGGCGGTCAAGTGGTTCCGCGACAACTGGTAAGCACTTCGCCCGGCAGCGGATTTGTCCCCGTTCACGAAGAGTTCGGGGTGACGGCCGCCGGGTGACTTGCTAGCGTGAAAGGAAACCCGCGCGGCAGACGCGGGCAGGGGCGTCGAGCAGGCTTCCCGAAAAGAGACAGATCAGAGATTCGGTCGCGGCTTCTGCGGAGCGGAAGGCGCCCCAAGGTCATGTTGTGCCGACCATGGCAGCAGCCGCAAGACTTGGTGTAACTTGGCGAAATCTCGCGCGGATAGTCAATCCGAAAGCCATATTTCGTGGTAGATCTGTGTTTTTTACGTGACCCAGCGCTAGGATCTCGGTAATAATTGTAACCAAGGCGCAGGACAGGCGCGAAACAAGTCATAAACGACAGGCGGAACATCACATGGCACTCAATCTCTCGATGCCCGGTCAGGAAGAGCTGAAGCCCCGGATCACCGTATTCGGCGTCGGCGGGGCCGGTGGCAACGCAGTCAACAACATGATCACCAAGCAACTCGAAGGCGTGGACTTCGTGGTTGCCAACACCGACGCGCAGGCGCTGCAGCAGAGCCTCGCAACCGCCAAGGTCCAGCTTGGCGTGAAGGTGACCGAGGGCCTCGGCGCGGGCGCCCGTCCCTCGGTGGGTTCGGCAGCCGCCGAAGAGAGCATCGAGCAGATCGTCGACCACCTCGCGGGCGCACACATGTGCTTCATCACCGCGGGCATGGG
The Salipiger sp. H15 DNA segment above includes these coding regions:
- the murB gene encoding UDP-N-acetylmuramate dehydrogenase — translated: MTDPLPPVLPPVRGRLTEGRPLSELTWLRVGGPAELLFQPADLQDLQDFLAALPAGVPVFPMGVGSNLIVRDGGMRGVVIRLGRGFNGIEVEGTRVTAGAAALDAHVAKRAAQAGVDLTFLRTIPGSIGGAVRMNAGCYGTYVADHLVEIRAVTRDGALVTLPAAALNLQYRQSELPEGAVVIEAVFEGPQGEPEALEARMEAQLKKRDETQPTKDRTAGSTFRNPAGFSSTGREDDTHELKAWKVIDEAGMRGATRGGAQMSPMHSNFLVNTGEATAADLEGLGEEVRKRVFQHSGLQLQWEIMRVGDPLEN
- a CDS encoding cell division protein FtsQ/DivIB, which produces MRQVGAAPARVQQRPAGRAQAYRSDPAPSRLKYRLERLMLTPLFRFSLRFGLPFLVGIGGASWYFSYDSNRESFLGAIQSVRDQIESRPEFRVDLMAIDGASDGVAADVREILSLDFPLSSFDLDLDEMRGIVTGLDAVKSATLRIKQGGVLEVSIVERVPVVLWRGVRGLELLDEEGVLVGPAGRRASHADLPVIAGAGAEARVPEALELFTAATPLAGRLRGLERIGNRRWDLVLDEGQRILLPEEDAVQALERAMAMDGAVDMLSRDIAAVDLRLAQRPTLRLNHDAAQEYWRIKAIETGEKR
- a CDS encoding DUF2484 family protein; translated protein: MTLSLFLVCAWLVIANVLGMLPSRDDHWTRAYVLIAFGLPLLGWVWWQNGPWLALLVLAAGASVLRWPVIHLFRWLRARAG
- a CDS encoding D-alanine--D-alanine ligase, whose protein sequence is MSSRAAPKVAVLMGGPSAEREVSLSSGRECAAALRNEGFEVIELDAGPDLAARLADLSPDVVFNALHGRWGEDGCVQGLLEWSRIPYTHSGVLASALAMDKERSKQVYRDAGLPVVDSVLASKAEVSSRHVLPPPYVVKPYNEGSSVGVYLVMDGANTPPQLSEAMPETVMVETYAPGREMTTTVLGDRALTVTDILTDGWYDYDAKYKAGGSRHVVPAEIPQEIFDACLDYALRAHKALGCRGLSRTDFRWDESRGLEGLVLLETNTQPGMTPTSLAPEQAQACGMSFGALCRWMVEDASCDR
- the ftsA gene encoding cell division protein FtsA; the protein is MFELYESQRAMRNMRKAAMQRGVVAVLDVGSSKIACLVLRFDGTERGADSGVGSLAGQAGFRVIGAATTRSRGVRFGEIAAMSETERAIRTAVQAAQKMAGIRVDHVIACFSGAEPRSYGLDGKVGIEGSTVTEQDVARVLSACDVPEVGHGREVLHAQPVNFALDHRSGLSDPRGQIGRELTCDMHMLTVNAQAIQNLAHCVKRCDLELAGIASSAYVSGVAALVEDEQELGAACIDMGGGATGVSIFMKKHMIYGDAVPMGGDHVTGDISMGLQIPMAMAERIKTFYGGVHATGMDDREMIEISGDTGDWHHDRRQVSRAELIGIMRPRVEEILEEVRACLDAAGFEHLPSQQIVLTGAASQIPGLDGLASRILGSQVRLGRPMRVHGLPQAATGPGFASAVGMCLFAAHPQDEWWDFEIPIERYSSRSIMKAVKWFRDNW